From the Cucurbita pepo subsp. pepo cultivar mu-cu-16 chromosome LG05, ASM280686v2, whole genome shotgun sequence genome, one window contains:
- the LOC111794998 gene encoding AT-hook motif nuclear-localized protein 13-like isoform X2 produces the protein MDSLDTPPSLSAPSNMTVGVPTAYSPGMSNANNNASSTLGLNPATAQMIPPSARFPFNSVIAPASVPLDSMNVSPYDGSHSGSFNADSGKKKRGRPRKYTPDGNIALGLAPTTMASSVGHGDLSGTPDLEQPAKKARGRPPGSGKKQMNAIGSSGVGFTPHVVWAKPGEDVAAKILAFSQQGPRTVFILSANGSISNATLRHSMTSGGSVTYEGQYEIISLSGSFMLSENNGTRSRTGGLSVLLAGSDGQVLGGGVAGMLMASSQVQVVVGSFLENDKKSNNTGMLNSGSSASPSQMINFGGAAAAAAASPPSLGASSGESSADNGGSPLNNRHPGMFSNSSQPIHNMQMYHQLWAGQTQQ, from the exons atggattcaCTTGATACTCCTCCGTCACTCTCAGCACCGTCCAACATGACGGTCGGAGTACCGACGGCGTATTCGCCAGGCATGTCCAACGCCAACAACAATGCCTCTTCCACGCTTGGTCTAAATCCGGCTACGGCACAGATGATACCGCCTTCTGCGCGATTTCCGTTTAA CTCTGTGATCGCCCCTGCGTCCGTGCCTTTGGATTCTATGAATGTTTCTCCGTACGACGGATCTCATTCTGGGAGTTTCAACGCTGATtcggggaagaagaagagaggccGGCCGAGGAAGTACACGCCTGATGGTAACATTGCCTTAGGCTTAGCACCTACCACTATGGCGTCTTCTGTCGGTCACGGGGATCTGAGCGGTACTCCTGATTTGGAGCAGCCGGCGAAGAAAGCGAGGGGAAGGCCACCAGGCTCGGGGAAGAAACAGATGAACGCTATTG GATCAAGCGGTGTTGGTTTTACTCCTCACGTAGTATGGGCGAAGCCTGGTGAG GACGTAGCAGCCAAAATTTTGGCCTTCTCACAGCAAGGACCACGAACTGTCTTCATTCTCTCTGCAAATGGTTCCATCAGTAATGCTACTCTTCGACACTCAATGACATCTGGCGGTTCTGTGACATATGAG GGGCAGTATGAGATAATCTCTCTGTCAGGCTCCTTTATGCTCTCGGAGAATAATGGAACTCGAAGTAGAACAGGTGGTTTGAGTGTGTTGCTGGCTGGGTCAGACGGACAGGTTCTTGGTGGTGGAGTTGCAGGAATGCTAATGGCAAGTTCCCAAGTACAG GTGGTTGTGGGAAGTTTTCTCGAGAATGATAAAAAGTCCAACAACACAGGTATGCTGAATTCTGGATCTTCTGCTTCACCATCTCAAATGATAAACTTTGGTggtgcagcagcagcagcggCGGCCAGCCCTCCATCGTTAGGGGCATCGAGTGGCGAGTCGTCTGCCGACAACGGAGGCAGCCCTCTTAACAACAGGCATCCCGGAATGTTCAGTAATAGCAGCCAGCCAATCCACAACATGCAGATGTACCACCAATTGTGGGCAGGCCAAACACAGCAGTGA
- the LOC111794998 gene encoding AT-hook motif nuclear-localized protein 13-like isoform X1 — translation MDSLDTPPSLSAPSNMTVGVPTAYSPGMSNANNNASSTLGLNPATAQMIPPSARFPFNSVIAPASVPLDSMNISPYDGSHSGSFNADSGKKKRGRPRKYTPDGNIALGLAPTTMASSVGHGDLSGTPDLEQPAKKARGRPPGSGKKQMNAIGSSGVGFTPHVVWAKPGEDVAAKILAFSQQGPRTVFILSANGSISNATLRHSMTSGGSVTYEGQYEIISLSGSFMLSENNGTRSRTGGLSVLLAGSDGQVLGGGVAGMLMASSQVQVVVGSFLENDKKSNNTGMLNSGSSASPSQMINFGGAAAAAAASPPSLGASSGESSADNGGSPLNNRHPGMFSNSSQPIHNMQMYHQLWAGQTQQ, via the exons atggattcaCTTGATACTCCTCCGTCACTCTCAGCACCGTCCAACATGACGGTCGGAGTACCGACGGCGTATTCGCCAGGCATGTCCAACGCCAACAACAATGCCTCTTCCACGCTTGGTCTAAATCCGGCTACGGCACAGATGATACCGCCTTCTGCGCGATTTCCGTTTAACTCTGTGATCGCCCCTGCGTCCGTGCCTTTGGATTCTATGAATATTTCTCCGTACGACGGATCTCATTCTGGGAGTTTCAACGCTGATtcggggaagaagaagagag gccGGCCGAGGAAGTACACGCCTGATGGTAACATTGCCTTAGGCTTAGCACCTACCACTATGGCGTCTTCTGTCGGTCACGGGGATCTGAGCGGTACTCCTGATTTGGAGCAGCCGGCGAAGAAAGCGAGGGGAAGGCCACCAGGCTCGGGGAAGAAACAGATGAACGCTATTG GATCAAGCGGTGTTGGTTTTACTCCTCACGTAGTATGGGCGAAGCCTGGTGAG GACGTAGCAGCCAAAATTTTGGCCTTCTCACAGCAAGGACCACGAACTGTCTTCATTCTCTCTGCAAATGGTTCCATCAGTAATGCTACTCTTCGACACTCAATGACATCTGGCGGTTCTGTGACATATGAG GGGCAGTATGAGATAATCTCTCTGTCAGGCTCCTTTATGCTCTCGGAGAATAATGGAACTCGAAGTAGAACAGGTGGTTTGAGTGTGTTGCTGGCTGGGTCAGACGGACAGGTTCTTGGTGGTGGAGTTGCAGGAATGCTAATGGCAAGTTCCCAAGTACAG GTGGTTGTGGGAAGTTTTCTCGAGAATGATAAAAAGTCCAACAACACAGGTATGCTGAATTCTGGATCTTCTGCTTCACCATCTCAAATGATAAACTTTGGTggtgcagcagcagcagcggCGGCCAGCCCTCCATCGTTAGGGGCATCGAGTGGCGAGTCGTCTGCCGACAACGGAGGCAGCCCTCTTAACAACAGGCATCCCGGAATGTTCAGTAATAGCAGCCAGCCAATCCACAACATGCAGATGTACCACCAATTGTGGGCAGGCCAAACACAGCAGTGA
- the LOC111795770 gene encoding uncharacterized protein LOC111795770 yields the protein MDCLVLLPCYVMKRRRRRTAPRLPYRRLNKSESLVRVVVGKERTEFLVDPFVLEENPFRVLMEKGRFEEKQGKTREEHILFVDVDAILFDHLLWLIYNDSSSLLTLNLDEILHFYSQDF from the coding sequence ATGGATTGCTTGGTCCTCCTCCCCTGCTACGTCATGAAGAGACGACGCCGGAGAACCGCCCCACGCCTCCCCTATCGCCGCCTCAACAAATCGGAGAGCCTGGTAAGGGTGGTGGTGGGAAAGGAGAGGACAGAATTCCTGGTAGACCCATTTGTTTTAGAAGAAAACCCTTTTCGGGTTCTGATGGAAAAGGGAAGATTCGAAGAAAAACAGGGAAAAACAAGGGAAGAACACATATTATTTGTCGATGTTGATGCTATTTTGTTCGATCACTTGCTTTGGCTCATCTACAACGATTCTTCCTCTTTGCTTACCCTCAATCTAGACGAAATTCTTCActtttattctcaagatttttaa